A single genomic interval of Macadamia integrifolia cultivar HAES 741 chromosome 6, SCU_Mint_v3, whole genome shotgun sequence harbors:
- the LOC122081697 gene encoding uncharacterized protein LOC122081697, producing MVSGERNSTVEEIGILAGGSPPDRAKQRLITDFLQPDLPLGTGCTPAPAVPIVDVCNTGFSSLPKKSYSKAVGGVLPDVADLPDPIHAGNLTKIVIPQDAYEERLLRYRFALVARINFRFISLDEVRKEAVNSWNLKEKVFIKPMGLVLSXAPAVPIVDVCNTGLSSLPKKSFSKAVGGVLPDVADLPDPIHAGNLTKIVIPQDAYEERLLRYRFALVARINFRFISLDEVRKEAVNSWKLKEKVFIKPMGLGYTLFQFEAEKDMTNIWKQSPIKIGRQFIRFQRWKPDFNIHDNSPISKLVWIRFPGLPFEYWHERILLSMAKAVGRPLDIDKRTRNASIGNFARVLVEMDTSVQRLEEIQVERRQPGTGDLFWFKQKIIYEDALGKCGFCKKLGHTIQNCKEKRIADAARKDKDDACGVVGAVWVEKSSLGAAGVEISGRNGGEPSIGKNSNSKLPTISHNCDPALYGNLDTQEGILAIELPILEGFSSANLRNNSIADRLDDPCNRDGSVPLHGSNKPNMVNQTTETNSITEHGILVSPGCAANPVLISGSCQLSVHRDHVINSITSSAMDNGHLTLHYPEVGAIDAAALQKEQCHGMETVSRKKEG from the exons atggtaagtggagagagaaactcTACGGTGGAGGAGATTGGGATTCTGGCCGGAGGCAGCCCGCCTGATCGCGCAAAGCAGAGGCTCATTACGGATTTCTTGCAGCCCGACCTACCTCTTGGAACAGGTTGCACGCCTGCACCTGCTGTGCCTATTGTGGATGTTTGCAATACTGGCTTTTCTTCCCTCCCTAAGAAATCCTACTCTAAGGCGGTTGGAGGCGTTCTCCCTGATGTTGCCGACCTACCTGACCCTATTCATGCCGGAAATCTCACTAAAATCGTGATTCCCcaagatgcctatgaggaacGTCTTCTCCGATATCGCTTTGCTTTGGTGGCCAGAATAAAttttcggtttatttctttggatGAAGTTCGGAAGGAAGCTGTGAATTCTTGGAACCTTAAAGAGAAGGTTTTTATCAAACCTATGGGATTAG TCCTATCAAGNGCACCTGCTGTGCCTATTGTGGATGTTTGCAATACTGGCCTTTCTTCCCTCCCTAAGAAATCATTCTCTAAGGCGGTTGGAGGCGTTCTCCCTGATGTTGCCGACCTACCTGACCCTATTCATGCCGGAAATCTCACTAAAATCGTGATTCCCcaagatgcctatgaggaacGTCTTCTCCGATATCGCTTTGCTTTGGTGGCCAGAATAAAttttcggtttatttctttggatGAAGTTCGGAAGGAAGCTGTGAATTCTTGGAAACTTAAAGAGAAGGTTTTTATAAAACCTATGGGATTAGGCTACACTTTATTCCAATTTGAGGCTGAGAAAGACATGACAAACATCTGGAAACAAAGTCCTATCAAGATCGGACGGCAGTTTATTCGCTTCCAGCGGTGGAAGCCGGATTTTAATATCCATGATAACTCTCCTATTTCTAAGCTTGTCTGGATTCGATTTCCTGGGCTCCCCTTCGAATATTGGCACGAGCGGATCCTCCTTTCCATGGCAAAAGCCGTGGGGCGTCCCCTGGACATTGATAAAAGAACACGAAATGCATCCATAGGGAACTTTGCTCGTGTCCTCGTGGAGATGGATACTTCAGTACAGCGGTTGGAAGAAATCCAGGTTGAACGGCGACAACCTGGAACAGGTGATCTTTTttggttcaaacaaaaaatcatatatgaaGACGCTTTGGGAAAGTGTGGTTTTTGTAAAAAACTTGGTCATACCATCCAAAACTGCAAAGAGAAACGCATCGCCGATGCCGCACGCAAAGACAAGGATGATGCTTGTGGTGTTGTAGGGGCTGTTTGGGTGGAGAAGTCGTCTTTGGGGGCGGCTGGTGTGGAGATTTCCGGCAGGAATGGTGGCGAGCCCTCAATAGgaaagaattcaaattcaaaattgccAACCATCTCCCATAATTGTGATCCAGCTTTGTATGGAAACTTGGATACGCAAGAGGGGATTTTAGCTATTGAGTTACCTATTTTAGAAGGATTTTCCTCAGCCAATTTGAGGAATAATTCAATTGCAGATCGATTGGATGACCCATGCAACAGAGATGGTTCAGTTCCTTTACACGGGTCAAACAAGCCCAATATGGTGAACCAAACCACTGAGACTAACTCAATTACAGAACATGGCATTCTGGTTTCTCCAGGTTGTGCGGCTAATCCAGTTCTGATTTCTGGCTCTTGTCAACTCTCTGTCCACCGTGATCACGTGATAAATTCCATTACTTCAAGTGCTATGGATAATGGTCATCTCACCCTCCACTACCCGGAAGTTGGCGCCATTGATGCTGCTGCCCTCCAGAAGGAACAATGCCACGGCATGGAAAcagtttcaagaaaaaaag agggatGA
- the LOC122081695 gene encoding MDIS1-interacting receptor like kinase 2-like, with protein MAFCNPIIMESLSFSLLSFMFFTLFLTSSNSYALNSISTEQADALLKWKATLNNQSQSVLHSWTLQLHPNTTNSSLQSDPWCSWIGIACNQWGSITDINLPSMGLQGMVNNFPFPSFPSLTSLNLTNNTFLGTLPSNIANLSVINYLDLSMNMLSGLVPSEICLLTSLKILYLDQNNFNGWIPNGIGRLKDLTVLTMYANNLSGCIPESLGNLSNLQQLSLNQNNLIGLIPASLGKLRNLTILLLFGNQLSGRIPLEIGNLTSLTLLKISTNLLTGSIPSTLGNLQKLIHLTLLRNQLSGSIPEEIGNLTKLASLHLGENHLSGSLPQGLCISGSLENFTALNNHLTGFIPKGFKNCTSLYRVRLENNQFTANLSEAFGVYEKLNYISLSNNQFYGELPSTWGQCQNLQALVMAGNNITGKIPPEFGMLTQLHVLDLSSNHLVGEIPKEFGELTSLLNLSLSGNQLSGSLPLEIGRLYSLTYLDLSTNSLSGQIPKEIGNCSSLFHLDLSNNKLNDSIPFEIGNLVYLQLLLDLSQNRFSGEILSQFKNLGKLEKLNLSHNQLSGPIFSAFDGMLSLTSIDISYNEFEGPIPKIRAFQNATVEDLRNNTALCGNVSGLQPCKSTFSEGENGKPDHKILIAVLVPLLGVLFLLFVFVSIACVVYRRERIIETDRRTTTTHDTNLFSIWNFDGRIVYQEIIEATEDFDAKYCIGMGGYGSVYIAKLSTDQVVAVKKLHQPLGDECENANIQTFRNEISALTKLRHRNIVKLYGFCSSAQHSLLVYEYFGRGSLAMILNNSELASEMDWIRRINVIKGVANALSYMHHDCSPPIIHRDISSNNVLLDEDYEACVSDFGTARLLKPDSSNWTEQVGTCGYVAPELAYTMMVTRKCDVYSFGVLTLEVLMGRHPSELISTLLSSYLVVPSTEQMILLRDALDKRLSPPTIDMIEELLSVMKLAISCLVTNPQSRPDMHTVSEKLLS; from the exons ATGGCTTTCTGCAACCCTATTATAATGGAATCCCTCTCCTTCAGCCTCCTATCCTTCATGTTCTTCACTCTTTTCCTTACTTCTTCCAACTCCTACGCCTTGAATTCCATCAGCACTGAACAAGCTGATGCTCTACTCAAATGGAAAGCTACTCTCAACAACCAAAGTCAATCTGTTCTTCATTCATGGACACTACAACTTCATCCTAATACCACCAATTCCTCTCTGCAATCTGACCCATGGTGCAGTTGGATTGGAATTGCTTGCAATCAATGGGGAAGCATTACTGATATTAACTTACCAAGTATGGGCTTGCAAGGTATGGTTAATAACTTCCCTTTCCCCTCATTTCCTTCTCTTACAAGTCTGAATCTCACTAATAATACATTTCTTGGTACTCTTCCATCTAACATTGCGAACCTTTCTGTTATCAATTACCTTGATCTGTCCATGAATATGCTCTCTGGCTTAGTTCCATCTGAAATCTGCTTGCTTACCAGTCTTAAAATCTTGTATCTTGATCAGAATAATTTCAATGGATGGATACCTAATGGAATAGGAAGATTGAAAGATCTTACTGTTCTGACCATGTATGCCAACAACCTCTCTGGTTGTATACCTGAATCTCTAGGTAACTTGAGCAATCTTCAGCAGCTCTCTTTGAACCAAAACAATCTCATTGGTTTGATCCCTGCCTCTTTAGGTAAATTGAGAAACCTAACCATTTTACTCCTCTTTGGTAATCAATTATCTGGAAGGATTCCTCTGGAAATAGGAAATTTGACAAGTCTAACACTCCTAAAAATATCCACCAATCTGCTAACTGGATCCATCCCTTCCACTTTGGGAAACCTACAGAAGCTCATCCATTTGACCCTACTGAGAAATCAACTTTCTGGATCAATCCCTGAAGAAATAGGAAATCTCACAAAATTAGCTAGCTTACATTTGGGAGAAAATCATCTCTCAGGTAGTTTGCCACAAGGGCTATGCATCAGTGGATCACTTGAAAACTTCACAGCCTTGAACAACCATTTGACAGGTTTTATTCCAAAAGGCTTCAAAAACTGTACCAGCTTATATAGAGTTCGGCTTGAAAATAACCAATTCACTGCAAACTTATCAGAAGCCTTCGGGGTTTATGAGAAGCTGAATTACATTAGTTTGAGCAATAATCAATTTTATGGTGAACTTCCATCAACCTGGGGCCAATGCCAAAATCTGCAAGCTCTTGTGATGGCTGGGAATAATATTACTGGTAAGATACCTCCAGAGTTTGGGATGTTAACTCAACTGCATGTACTTGACCTTTCTTCAAATCACCTGGTGGGAGAAATTCCTAAGGAATTTGGTGAGTTGACATCTTTGCTAAATCTCAGTCTGAGTGGAAACCAACTTTCTGGCAGTTTACCATTAGAAATTGGAAGGCTGTATAGCCTAACATATCTTGACTTGTCAACAAACAGTTTGAGTGGACAAATACCAAAAGAAATAGGGAACTGCTCCAGCTTATTTCATCTGGATTTAAGCAACAACAAATTGAATGATAGCATTCCATTTGAAATTGGCAATCTGGTTTACCTTCAACTTCTATTGGATCTTAGTCAAAACAGGTTCAGTGGAGAGATACTGTCTCAGTTCAAAAATTTAGGGAAGTTGGAGAAGTTAAATCTTTCTCACAATCAACTCTCAGGTCCCATTTTTTCTGCATTTGATGGAATGCTTAGCTTGACATCCATTGATATATCTTACAATGAGTTTGAGGGTCCAATTCCGAAGATCAGAGCCTTTCAAAATGCTACAGTAGAAGATTTAAGAAACAATACTGCACTGTGTGGTAATGTAAGTGGTTTGCAACCGTGCAAATCAACTTTTTCCGAAGGAGAGAATGGAAAACCAGACCACAAAATCCTAATTGCTGTCTTGGTTCCATTGTTAGGTGTGCTATTTCTTCTATTTGTTTTTGTTAGTATCGCTTGTGTTGTCTACCGAAGGGAAAGAATTATTGAGACAGACCGAAGGACAACAACAACACATGATAcaaatttattttcaatatGGAATTTTGATGGAAGAATAGTATATCAAGAAATTATTGAAGCGacagaggattttgatgccAAATATTGCATTGGGATGGGAGGATACGGAAGCGTTTATATAGCAAAGCTATCAACGGATCAAGTAGTTGCTGTCAAAAAGCTTCACCAACCATTAGGGGATGAGTGTGAGAATGCCAACATACAAACATTTAGAAATGAGATTTCTGCATTGACAAAACTGCGACATCGAAACATTGTGAAATTATATGGTTTTTGTTCATCTGCACAACACTCTCTTTTAGTTTATGAGTATTTTGGGAGAGGGAGCTTGGCTATGATCCTCAACAACAGTGAGCTTGCATCGGAAATGGATTGGATAAGAAGGATTAATGTTATTAAAGGCGTAGCAAATGCTTTGTCTTACATGCACCATGATTGTTCACCACCGATCATTCACCGTGACATATCAAGCAACAATGTTTTGTTGGATGAAGATTATGAGGCATGTGTATCTGACTTTGGCACTGCTAGACTTCTAAAGCCTGACTCATCCAATTGGACTGAACAGGTGGGGACGTGTGGATATGTTGCTCCAG AGCTTGCCTACACGATGATGGTGACACGAAAATGTGATGTTTATAGCTTTGGGGTACTAACATTAGAAGTGCTTATGGGAAGGCATCCAAGTGAACTCATCTCTACACTATTATCATCGTACTTAGTTGTGCCATCAACTGAGCAAATGATACTATTAAGAGATGCGCTGGACAAACGGCTCTCACCTCCCACGATTGACATGATTGAAGAGCTCTTATCTGTTATGAAGCTAGCAATCTCATGTTTAGTTACTAATCCACAATCTCGGCCTGACATGCACACTGTGTCTGAAAAACTATTGTCTTAA
- the LOC122081696 gene encoding uncharacterized protein LOC122081696 encodes MALAATPIGSSPWLVTGDFNASLFSYEKKGPGAFNLGSASEFNAAVDACNLISVPSQGHKFTWTNNRKHGNVLAILDRSFCNEEWINHFHDCSQEVMQRFSSDHSPLCITSDSMMKPANCPFRIQRFWMDHEEFMDVVNKSWSEPVDGYPIFSLALKLKRLKPVLRSWARSVFPNLDAELKAAKDDLQQIQSQIDSYGIDDHLFNLEADAKSRYLKALLDHEKLWAEKARNRWLSQGDRNSRFFHLSAKIRRVKNSIRSLQKTDGTITSSMDDLAVHVEEYYKAIHKASPTLDHGSLLDCIPHILDELDVRGLEAIPNDQEIKNAIWDLDPDSSPGPDGYSGAFFRHCWELIGFDVCCAVKNFFSSGTLPKGINNSFLVLIPKMEGATSLDKFRPICMQNFFCKILSKVMATRLSSLLPKLISEEQGAFQKGKVIQTNISLASELTNLMFECTRGGGMGIKIDIQKAFDTVSWSFLFKVLKKFGFPDTWTDWLHQILRTSRISVLLNGGPVGFFGVERGLRQGDPISPLLFILAEEVLCRGIRLMLQDKKLQTIKGPRGVQMPGFLLFADDIFFFLNGSIKYVRHFHDFLTKYQQFSGQQINLNKSKLFLGNMSLDRKQLISDTLGISICKFPTKYLGVEIFKGRVTREPLLPVWNIRHSTSALSSIINARFLKKNGELKKGYKSSTIWPGLRRMWSLVSSKERWVVGNGVSINCWKDRWVDSESFQQRAGLRDELFASSSMTVAAFIDNNEWNFPTVSSSLLQDFFLAASSINIPRGNIKDTCIWSLSTSGQFSTFSAWNDIRRRNPKVPWHELVWMKGLSPRQSTFGWRLCHQKLTTDDIIRKKGISLASKCIMCGLHAETLPHLFLNCSVSRVLWENFLNCFGFLWKDQSSIADLISWWKRKRRILSVKDPWAAGLIIVTDTIWQERNHRRHGGKSSDASLLFMKILRTLKESNLNLKGVIRTTADLLCCRKLGLHAVPGDPPSILEVIWCKPPLAWSKINIDGSSMGNPGRAGGGGVIRDSNGKVIFSFKHFFGISTNYYAEFMTFLHGIRHAMGQRITNLWIESDSVAVVNSVQEQKLQCVEARMPSKTLVENLLPEQA; translated from the exons ATGGCTCTTGCAGCGACTCCAATTGGCTCCTCTCCTTGGCTAGTTACaggtgacttcaatgcctccctTTTTTCGTACGAAAAAAAGGGTCCGGGCGCCTTTAATCTTGGGTCTGCGTCTGAGTTCAATGCGGCTGTGGATGCTTGCAACCTGATTTCAGTTCCTTCTCAAGGGCATAAATTTACTTGGACGAATAACAGGAAGCATGGGAATGTTTTGGCAATTCTGGACAGGtctttttgtaatgaagaatggataAACCACTTTCATGACTGTTCCCAGGAGGTGATGCAGCGGTTTTCTTCTGACCATTCCCCCCTGTGCATTACCTCGGATTCAATGATGAAACCTGCAAATTGCCCCTTCCGCATCCAACGATTTTGGATGGACCATGAGGAATTTATGGATGTGGTCAATAAATCCTGGAGTGAACCTGTGGATGGctatcctattttttctcttgctcTTAAGCTGAAACGCCTCAAGCCTGTTCTCAGAAGCTGGGCAAGATCAGTGTTCCCAAACCTTGATGCGGAATTAAAAGCCGCAAAAGATGATCTTCAGCAAATTCAATCTCAGATAGATTCCTATGGTATTGATGAccatctttttaatttggaagcTGATGCTAAATCCAGATACTTGAAAGCTCTCCTTGACCATGAAAAGCTATGGGCAGAAAAAGCAAGAAATAGATGGCTCTCTCAAGGAGATCGAAACTCTAGATTTTTCCACTTATCTGCGAAAATCAGAAGGGTGAAGAACTCGATTCGCTCTCTTCAAAAAACTGATGGTACAATTACATCAAGCATGGATGATTTGGCTGTTCATGTTGAGGAGTACTATAAGGCTATCCATAAAGCCAGCCCCACCCTTGACCATGGATCGCTATTGGACTGCATTCCCCATATCCTTGACGAGCTTGACGTTAGAGGATTGGAAGCCATCCCAAATGATCAAGAAATCAAGAATGCAATTTGGGACCTGGACCCTGATAGTTCTCCAGGCCCAGACGGTTACTCTGGTGCGTTCTTCAGACATTGTTGGGAGctaattggttttgatgtttgCTGTGCTGTGAAGAATTTTTTCAGCTCTGGAACCCTTCCTAAAGGTATCAATAATAGCTTCTTGGTTCTCATCCCGAAAATGGAAGGTGCGACTTCTCTGGACAAGTTTAGGCCGATTTGCATGcaaaattttttctgtaaaattttgTCCAAGGTTATGGCTACAagactctcttctctcctccctaagcTCATTTCAGAAGAGCAAGGCGCCTTTCAGAAGGGCAAGGTTATTCAGACTAATATCAGCCTCGCTTCAGAGTTAACTAATCTCATGTTTGAGTGTacaagaggtggaggtatggggataaaaattgatatccagaaaGCCTTTGACACTGTATCTTGGAGCTTTCTTTTCAAGGTATtgaaaaagtttggcttcccCGATACTTGGACTGATTGGTTGCATCAAATTCTTCGTACATCCAGAATTTCAGTGTTGCTCAATGGAGGTCCGGTTGGATTCTTTGGTGTTGAGCGAGGCCTGCGTCAGGGTGACCCCATCTCCCCTCTTTTATTTATCCTTGCCGAAGAGGTCCTGTGTAGGGGAATCCGCCTTATGCTTCAAGACAAGAAACTACAAACCATCAAGGGTCCTCGTGGTGTCCAAATGCCAGGTTTTCTCCTCTTTGCAGacgatattttcttctttttaaatggcTCCATCAAATATGTCAGACATTTCCATGACTTCCTTACAAAGTATCAGCAGTTTTCTGGTCAACAAAtcaatctcaacaaaagtaaacTTTTTCTGGGGAATATGTCTCTTGATAGAAAGCAACTCATCTCTGATACCCTTGGAATCTCTATCTGCaaattccctacaaaatatctgggagtggaaattttcaagggtagAGTCACTCGGGAACCTCTCCTCCCg GTATGGAATATAAGACACTCTACATCAGCCCTGTCCAGCATTATTAATGCTcgatttttgaagaaaaatgggGAGCTTAAGAAAGGGTATAAATCTTCCACCATTTGGCCAGGCCTTCGAAGAATGTGGTCTCTTGTCTCTAGCAAAGAGCGATGGGTGGTGGGTAATGGGGTTTCCATAAATTGCTGGAAAGATAGATGGGTTGACTCTGAATCTTTTCAACAAAGGGCAGGTTTGAGAGATGAGctgtttgcatcttcctccatGACAGTTGCGGCCTTTATTGACAATAATGAGTGGAACTTCCCCACggtttcatcttctcttcttcaagatttttttctcGCTGCTTCATCTATCAATATCCCTAGAGGTAACATAAAAGATACATGTATTTGGAGCCTCTCTACCTCTGGTCAATTCAGTACTTTCTCAGCCTGGAATGATATTCGCCGCCGAAATCCAAAGGTTCCTTGGCATGAGCTGGTCTGGATGAAAGGCCTCTCTCCTCGTCAGTCAACTTTTGGCTGGCGTCTGTGTCACCAGAAGCTTACTACTGATGATATTATTAGGAAAAAAGGCATCTCTTTAGCCTCCAAATGCATCATGTGCGGTCTTCATGCTGAGACTCTGCCCCATCTCTTCTTAAATTGTAGTGTTTCTCGGGTCCTTTGGGAAAATTTCTTGAActgttttggttttctttggaAGGATCAATCCTCCATTGCTGATTTGATATCCTGGTGGAAACGAAAGCGAAGAATTTTGTCGGTAAAGGATCCTTGGGCGGCTGGTTTGATTATAGTGACCGACActatttggcaagaaaggaatcatCGACGGCATGGTGGTAAGAGTTCGGATGCCTCTCTGCTATTCATGAAAATATTGAGAACGCTCAAGGAGTCTAATCTCAACTTAAAAGGGGTCATTCGGACTACTGCTGATCTTCTTTGCTGCAGGAAACTTGGGTTGCATGCAGTTCCAGGCGACCCTCCTTCCATTCTTGAAGTCATTTGGTGCAAGCCTCCACTCGCCTGGTCAAAGATAAACATTGATGGTAGTTCCATGGGAAACCCTGGTCGAGCAGGAGGAGGGGGTGTCATTCGAGATTCCAATGGGAAAGTTATATTCTCCTTCAAGCATTTCTTTGGCATCAGTACGAACTACTATGCAGAATTCATGACTTTTCTTCATGGTATCCGCCATGcaatgggtcaaaggattacaaacttgtggattgaatctgacTCTGTGGCAGTAGTCAACTCTGTTCAAG AACAGAAACTACAATGTGTTGAGGCCAGAATGCCTTCTAAAACTCTCGTGGAAAACCTGCTTCCTGAGCAGGCTTAA
- the LOC122082784 gene encoding uncharacterized protein LOC122082784 — protein sequence MLECVLKQYKSGKGGDNGLKKEQFIEIANQLKEKLFTSYDCEQVRNHFRIWKQRLRALSDLQKQSGLGWNASDMRFDAPQHFWNDYRKKEQKYWKEHSVLPIHLEVGALLRKEMATGNDSTVPSEATTEVMMDVTGTHVEEMGNNDGVDYEPIEEEESVPSTPIGSTSRSRGRPRGSVNSGREKRKKGVAEKVVSPLKQIANSIEKMVMSESQSEFGRAIIDAVDAIPDLNFQQKFKAKEYFMAKQNSAIIFFGTKVEDRRNLLEMYLPEIEKN from the exons ATGTTAGAGTGTGTATTGAAGCAGTACAAGAGTGGTAAGGGTGGAGATAATGGACTAAAAAAGGAGCAGTTCATTGAAATTGCCAACCAACTGAAGGAGAAATTATTTACTAGTTACGACTGTGAACAAGTGAGAAACCACTTCCGGATTTggaagcaaaggcttagagcattgagtgacctacagaagcaaagtggattgggttggaatgcatctgatatgagatttgatgctcctcaacacttctggaatgattatagg aaaaaagaacaaaagtattggaaggaacatagtgtgctcccaattcaccttgaagttggagctttgctaaGGAAAGAGATGGCAACTGGGAATGATTCAACAGTCCCCTCTGAAGCTACCACTGAAGTTATGATGGACGTGACAGGTACTCATGTTGAGGAAATGGGGAACAATGATGGTGTTGACTATgaacctattgaagaagaagaaagtgttccttccacTCCCATTGGTAGTACCAGCCGTTCGCGAGGAAGACCTCGTGGGTCCGTCAATAGTggcagagaaaagaggaagaagggtgtagctgaaaaggtggtaagtccaTTGAAACAGATTGCTAACTCAATCGAGAAGATGGTAATGAGTGAATCTCAGTCTGAATTTGGGAGAGCCATTATAGATGCTGTTGATGCCATTCCAGAcctcaattttcaacaaaagtttaaggccaaggaatatttcatggccaagcagaattctgccattatcttcttcggaacaaaagtagaagataggcgaaatctgcttgagatgtacttgccagagattgagaagaattga